Proteins encoded by one window of Pseudonocardia alni:
- a CDS encoding helicase-related protein → MRDEDWFVQSTEQTADGLLVHVRGLTELVRDTTASFYASLDTIEPLDPAHARVVADASPHYRTARLWVESTFRKTPIPLGDRSLTVATQGLADALSYQQAAVRRALDPENLRPRILLTDAVGLGKTLEIGMILSELVRRGRGERILIVTPRHVLEQMQHEMWTRFALPFVRLDSAGIQRVRQKLPATRNPFTYFKRVIISIDTLKSDRYLASLKKQRWDAVVIDESHNLANNATQNNRLARILARNAEALILASATPHNGKAESFAELIRLLDPSAVPPSGELNAKEIEHLVIRRHRHSPEVESVVGADWAERQPPHNVLVPANPAENAIARELEDVWLWPEKGASPYSGKNSALFPWTLAKAFLSSPAALQESIKERTNRLGPDADVERAALQRLMDLTEDALAQPSAKYTALVEQLKGTGVGKNSPKRAVVFAERVKTLRWLAEKLPKDLGLDPIAVEIMHGGLADDEQQRVVREFKQESAKVRILVTGDVASEGVNLHAQCHELVHYDIPWSLIRIEQRNGRIDRYGQKHPPRITALLLDPASERFAGDVRILRSLMEKESEAHTALGDAASLMGSYDVKAEEEQIRSVLAQEKSLDDVVRTPAQVQAGTDLSSLFAQLSNADPAPEPTPAAPPTAGTGLFEDDFTYLDTALAAAFTDPTNPVSNDGVEWRPNTGFGTASLVPPDDLAQRLEVLPQTYLTDRKVTSQLMLATTTSRGKDRLAAALKDETGSNWPDAHYLSPLHPVLGWAADRALSSLGRNEIFAVRGEVDDPTVLLLGTLTNRGGEIVAATWLSVAFPMPDLALLTPHESAAAMLAAVGWDRRRDNPGGVPDVGDLQRLVPPAVEKAQAQMGSLVAANEADVARRVDSWSQRLDRWDAEAEKATQNAGMKQRRVTVAQEKELVEAMRPDRQLVRPLLVVVPENGAQQ, encoded by the coding sequence GTGCGGGACGAGGACTGGTTCGTCCAGTCCACCGAGCAGACCGCGGACGGGCTCCTGGTCCACGTGCGCGGGCTCACCGAGCTGGTGCGGGACACCACCGCCAGCTTCTACGCGAGCCTCGACACGATCGAGCCCCTCGACCCCGCCCACGCGCGGGTCGTGGCGGACGCGAGCCCGCACTACCGCACCGCGCGGCTCTGGGTGGAGTCCACCTTCCGCAAGACCCCCATCCCGCTCGGCGACCGCTCCCTGACCGTCGCGACGCAGGGCCTCGCGGATGCGCTGAGCTACCAGCAGGCCGCGGTGCGCCGCGCCCTCGACCCGGAGAACCTCCGCCCGCGCATCCTGCTGACGGACGCCGTCGGGCTCGGGAAGACCCTCGAGATCGGGATGATCCTCTCCGAGCTGGTCCGACGCGGGCGGGGCGAGCGGATCCTGATCGTCACCCCGCGGCACGTGCTGGAGCAGATGCAGCACGAGATGTGGACGCGGTTCGCGCTGCCCTTCGTCCGCCTCGATTCCGCGGGCATCCAGCGGGTGCGCCAGAAGCTGCCCGCCACGCGCAACCCGTTCACCTACTTCAAGCGCGTGATCATCTCCATCGACACGCTCAAGTCGGACCGCTACCTCGCGAGCCTCAAGAAGCAGCGCTGGGACGCCGTCGTGATCGACGAGTCCCACAACCTCGCCAACAACGCCACGCAGAACAACCGGCTCGCCCGCATCCTGGCCCGCAACGCCGAGGCACTGATCCTCGCCTCCGCCACCCCGCACAACGGCAAGGCCGAGTCGTTCGCCGAGCTCATCCGCCTGCTGGACCCGTCCGCGGTGCCGCCGTCCGGCGAGCTGAACGCCAAGGAGATCGAGCACCTCGTCATCCGACGCCACCGGCACAGCCCCGAGGTGGAGTCGGTCGTCGGGGCGGACTGGGCCGAGCGGCAGCCCCCGCACAACGTCCTGGTGCCGGCGAACCCCGCCGAGAACGCGATCGCCCGCGAGCTCGAGGACGTGTGGCTGTGGCCCGAGAAAGGCGCGAGCCCCTACTCCGGCAAGAACTCCGCGCTGTTCCCCTGGACCCTGGCGAAGGCGTTCCTCTCCTCCCCCGCGGCGCTGCAGGAGTCGATCAAGGAGCGCACGAACCGTCTTGGCCCGGATGCGGACGTCGAACGCGCGGCACTGCAGCGCCTCATGGATCTCACCGAGGACGCCCTCGCGCAGCCGTCGGCGAAGTACACGGCACTCGTCGAGCAACTGAAGGGCACCGGCGTCGGCAAGAATTCCCCGAAGCGGGCCGTGGTGTTCGCCGAGCGCGTCAAGACCCTGCGTTGGCTCGCCGAAAAGCTCCCCAAGGACCTCGGCCTCGACCCGATCGCTGTCGAGATCATGCACGGCGGCCTGGCGGACGACGAGCAGCAGCGCGTGGTCCGGGAGTTCAAGCAGGAGAGCGCGAAGGTCCGGATCCTGGTGACCGGCGACGTCGCGTCGGAGGGCGTGAACCTGCATGCCCAGTGCCACGAGCTGGTTCACTACGACATCCCGTGGAGCCTGATCCGCATCGAGCAGCGCAACGGCCGCATCGACCGCTACGGCCAGAAACACCCGCCGCGGATCACCGCCCTGCTCCTCGATCCGGCGAGCGAGCGCTTCGCGGGGGACGTCCGCATCCTGCGCAGCCTCATGGAGAAGGAGAGTGAGGCGCACACCGCCCTCGGCGACGCCGCCTCCCTCATGGGCTCCTACGACGTGAAGGCCGAGGAGGAGCAGATCCGCAGCGTGCTGGCGCAGGAGAAGTCTCTCGACGACGTCGTCCGCACCCCCGCGCAGGTCCAGGCCGGCACCGACCTCTCCAGCCTGTTCGCCCAGCTCAGCAACGCCGACCCCGCGCCCGAGCCGACCCCGGCCGCGCCGCCCACCGCGGGCACCGGCCTCTTCGAGGACGACTTCACCTACCTCGACACCGCCCTCGCCGCCGCGTTCACCGATCCCACGAACCCCGTCTCGAACGACGGCGTGGAGTGGCGGCCGAATACCGGCTTCGGCACGGCGTCCCTCGTCCCGCCGGACGACCTCGCCCAACGTCTGGAGGTCCTCCCCCAGACCTACCTCACCGACCGCAAGGTCACCTCGCAGCTCATGTTGGCGACGACGACCTCCCGCGGGAAGGACCGGCTGGCCGCCGCTCTCAAGGACGAGACCGGCTCGAACTGGCCGGACGCCCACTACCTCAGCCCGCTGCACCCCGTCCTCGGCTGGGCCGCGGACCGGGCGCTGTCGTCGTTGGGGCGCAACGAGATCTTCGCCGTCCGCGGGGAGGTCGACGACCCGACGGTGCTGCTGCTCGGCACGCTCACCAACCGCGGAGGCGAGATCGTGGCCGCGACCTGGTTGAGCGTGGCGTTCCCGATGCCGGACCTCGCGCTGCTCACCCCGCACGAGTCCGCGGCGGCGATGCTCGCGGCGGTCGGCTGGGACCGCAGGCGCGACAACCCCGGTGGGGTTCCAGACGTCGGGGACCTGCAGCGGCTCGTGCCTCCCGCCGTCGAGAAGGCGCAGGCGCAGATGGGGTCGCTGGTGGCCGCCAATGAAGCGGACGTCGCCCGCCGGGTGGACTCGTGGTCCCAGCGCCTCGACCGCTGGGACGCCGAGGCGGAGAAGGCCACCCAGAACGCGGGCATGAAGCAGCGCCGGGTCACGGTGGCGCAGGAGAAGGAACTGGTGGAGGCGATGCGACCGGACCGGCAGCTGGTGCGGCCGCTGCTGGTCGTGGTCCCCGAGAACGGAGCGCAGCAGTGA
- a CDS encoding DEAD/DEAH box helicase, translating to MADARTTVAAARDLAARGTALLGRVEELRARASRQLDALKADEVQRRLQAMPVSALKEAAGRGVRWAAIEQAGLRSVADVQNTRRLVGVPGVGERTAEQVTRAARAAAVAVRSETRFRFDPDRATRAQAELLVTLAALRAAEEAQTLRPHLGRLLDRTEPLADQAALLGSWWKRNLAGRRRRAEAQRALDDLAGLLAEPSTSAVVAGIAEHEQRVDPGAYRQRQLWADYGREAAAVNALLSTMDDRVDEASAQGFVPDELRQRIVAVPLDTSLLRATLRGYQQFGAQYALHQQRSMLGDEMGLGKTLQALATMCHLAANRQRRFLVVCPASVLVNWLKETERFTTLSAYVLHGPEREDAGARWLRDGGIGVTTFGTLARLPEAVRDAETALLVVDEAHYAKNPAAARTQAIAAAAGRAQRALFLTGTPMENRVEEFRALVGHLQPRLAARIDARDALAGATAFRRAVADVYLRRNQDDVLDELPERIETEAWVQLTTDDAARYRAAVAAGNVMAMRRAALESADSAKLERIKEIVAEAADDGMKVLVFSTFLPVLDLLVRELPSVCGRIDGSVAPASRQELVQDFADREDHAVLLSQIEAGGVGLNIQAASVVVLAEPHWKPSVEEQAIARAHRMGQVRPVHVHRILAKDSIDERIVEIQQGKTQLFDAFARRSEAKERDARAIDPGSVERQVVAAERERLSL from the coding sequence ATGGCGGACGCTCGGACCACGGTGGCGGCCGCCCGCGACCTGGCCGCTCGCGGCACCGCCCTGTTGGGTCGGGTCGAGGAACTCCGTGCCCGCGCCTCGCGCCAACTCGACGCCCTGAAGGCGGACGAGGTGCAGCGGCGGCTGCAGGCCATGCCGGTGTCCGCGCTCAAGGAGGCGGCCGGTCGGGGCGTGCGATGGGCCGCGATCGAGCAGGCCGGCCTGCGGAGCGTCGCCGACGTGCAGAACACGCGCCGGCTCGTCGGAGTGCCCGGCGTGGGGGAGCGCACCGCGGAGCAGGTGACGCGGGCCGCGCGGGCGGCGGCGGTCGCGGTCCGGAGCGAGACCCGGTTCCGGTTCGATCCCGACCGGGCCACGCGGGCACAGGCCGAGCTCCTGGTCACCCTCGCCGCCTTGCGGGCCGCCGAGGAGGCGCAGACGCTCCGGCCGCACCTGGGTCGGCTGCTGGACCGCACCGAGCCGCTCGCCGACCAGGCCGCGCTGCTCGGCAGCTGGTGGAAGCGGAACCTGGCCGGGCGGCGGCGGCGCGCCGAGGCCCAGCGTGCGCTCGACGACCTGGCGGGCCTCCTCGCCGAACCCTCGACGAGCGCGGTGGTCGCGGGCATCGCGGAGCACGAGCAGCGTGTGGATCCAGGCGCCTACCGGCAGCGGCAGCTGTGGGCGGACTACGGGCGGGAGGCCGCGGCCGTCAACGCGCTGCTGTCCACGATGGACGACCGCGTGGACGAGGCGTCTGCGCAGGGGTTCGTGCCGGACGAGCTGCGGCAGCGGATCGTCGCGGTGCCGCTGGACACCTCGCTCCTGCGTGCGACCCTGCGCGGCTACCAGCAGTTCGGCGCCCAGTACGCCCTGCATCAGCAGCGGTCGATGCTCGGTGACGAGATGGGCCTCGGCAAGACGCTGCAGGCCCTGGCGACGATGTGTCACCTCGCCGCGAACCGGCAGCGCCGGTTCCTGGTCGTCTGCCCGGCCAGCGTGCTGGTCAACTGGCTCAAGGAGACCGAGCGGTTCACGACGCTGTCCGCGTACGTGCTGCACGGGCCCGAGCGGGAAGACGCGGGTGCCCGCTGGCTGCGGGACGGCGGGATCGGAGTGACGACGTTCGGCACCCTGGCCCGGCTGCCCGAGGCGGTGCGGGACGCCGAGACTGCCCTCCTCGTGGTCGACGAGGCGCACTACGCGAAGAACCCCGCCGCGGCACGTACCCAGGCGATCGCAGCCGCTGCGGGCCGCGCCCAGCGCGCCCTGTTCCTCACCGGCACCCCGATGGAGAACCGGGTCGAGGAGTTCCGGGCGCTCGTCGGGCACCTGCAGCCGCGGCTCGCCGCACGGATCGACGCCCGGGACGCGCTCGCCGGCGCCACGGCCTTCCGCCGTGCGGTCGCGGACGTCTACCTCCGACGCAACCAGGACGATGTCCTCGACGAGCTGCCGGAGCGCATCGAGACCGAGGCGTGGGTGCAGCTGACGACGGACGACGCCGCGCGCTACCGAGCCGCGGTCGCCGCGGGCAACGTGATGGCGATGCGACGGGCCGCCCTGGAGTCGGCCGACTCGGCGAAGCTCGAGCGGATCAAAGAGATCGTGGCCGAGGCGGCGGACGACGGGATGAAGGTCCTCGTGTTCAGCACGTTCCTGCCGGTGCTGGACCTACTGGTTCGGGAGCTGCCCTCGGTGTGCGGCCGCATCGACGGCTCGGTGGCGCCTGCATCGCGCCAGGAGCTCGTCCAGGACTTCGCCGACCGCGAGGACCACGCCGTCCTGCTCAGCCAGATCGAGGCCGGCGGGGTGGGCCTGAACATCCAGGCCGCGTCCGTCGTCGTTCTGGCAGAGCCGCACTGGAAGCCGAGCGTGGAGGAACAGGCGATCGCGCGCGCCCACCGGATGGGCCAGGTCCGGCCCGTCCATGTACACCGCATCCTGGCCAAGGACTCCATCGACGAGCGGATCGTCGAGATCCAGCAGGGCAAGACCCAGCTGTTCGATGCCTTCGCTCGGCGCAGCGAGGCCAAGGAGCGCGACGCTCGTGCGATCGACCCCGGCTCAGTGGAACGGCAGGTCGTAGCCGCTGAGCGGGAGCGTCTGAGTCTGTAG
- a CDS encoding dienelactone hydrolase family protein: MRLRTEQRHDDLVETAFSLDDVPGILWTPTTPAAATTPSPLVLLGHPGDLSRMHPRLLARARSCVAAGFAAATLELPGTGERPRHPGVDRARADLRRAVRAGEPVPDDVVDRLVLPLVEQAAPEWRAALDALLARPDLCGPVAWSGGNISLGVRMAVVEPRIAAAVLFAGSYVPRAIVEEARTVTVPMLVLLQWDDEGNDRQQALGLFEALGSREKTLHANIGGHTGVPAFEGDDAARFLIRHLRPAAEVSSQPISPGDRPVTRRNASANAPGLR; encoded by the coding sequence ATGCGACTCCGCACCGAACAGCGCCACGACGACCTGGTCGAGACGGCGTTCTCCCTCGACGACGTCCCCGGCATCCTCTGGACGCCGACCACCCCGGCCGCCGCGACCACCCCGTCCCCGCTGGTCCTCCTCGGCCACCCCGGCGACCTGAGCCGGATGCATCCCCGGCTGCTGGCCCGGGCCCGATCCTGCGTGGCGGCCGGATTCGCCGCGGCGACCCTCGAGCTCCCGGGAACCGGTGAGCGGCCCCGCCACCCCGGAGTCGACCGGGCCCGGGCAGACCTGCGACGCGCGGTACGGGCCGGTGAGCCGGTGCCCGACGACGTCGTCGACCGGCTCGTCCTCCCGTTGGTCGAGCAGGCGGCCCCGGAGTGGCGGGCCGCGCTGGACGCGCTGCTCGCCCGGCCGGACCTGTGTGGGCCGGTCGCCTGGTCGGGCGGGAACATCTCGCTCGGCGTCCGGATGGCCGTGGTCGAGCCGCGCATCGCGGCCGCGGTCCTGTTCGCCGGAAGCTACGTGCCCCGCGCGATCGTCGAGGAGGCCCGGACGGTCACCGTCCCGATGCTGGTGCTGCTGCAGTGGGACGACGAGGGCAACGATCGGCAGCAGGCACTGGGCCTGTTCGAGGCCCTCGGCAGCCGCGAGAAGACGCTGCACGCCAACATCGGTGGGCACACCGGCGTCCCCGCCTTCGAGGGCGACGACGCCGCCCGATTCCTCATCCGGCACCTGAGACCCGCGGCTGAGGTGAGCAGTCAGCCTATCTCGCCGGGGGACCGGCCGGTCACCCGCCGGAACGCCTCGGCGAACGCGCCGGGCTTGCGGTAG
- a CDS encoding alpha/beta fold hydrolase, producing the protein MDQSPQEREILLHGQRVSYRETGRGEGPTVLLVHGLAASSRTWAPVFDALGGGLHVIAPDLLGHGASEAPRSGDYSLGGYATGLRDLLAALDVERATIVGHSFGGGIAMQFAHQFPEFTERVVLVSSGGLGHDLTLALRAASLPGTELVLRSAASLTPPWMRRAAHRLAHRVGAAPRSDIDGVHTALETFADRGTRGAFVQTARGALEPSGQRLDGAQRLHLLEEVPVLLVGGNRDRVIPLAHTLAAHDRLPDSRLEVFDGAGHFPHAEQPDRFVGLLRDFVDGTAPADGDRDALRRRILGIPRVG; encoded by the coding sequence GTGGACCAGTCCCCCCAGGAGCGCGAGATCCTGCTGCACGGACAGCGTGTGAGCTACCGCGAGACCGGCCGCGGCGAGGGCCCGACGGTCCTGCTCGTGCACGGTCTCGCCGCGAGCTCACGCACCTGGGCCCCGGTGTTCGACGCGCTGGGCGGCGGGCTGCACGTGATCGCGCCGGACCTGCTCGGCCACGGTGCCAGCGAAGCCCCGCGCAGCGGCGACTACTCCCTCGGCGGCTACGCGACCGGGCTGCGGGACCTGCTGGCCGCGCTCGACGTCGAGCGGGCGACGATCGTGGGGCACTCGTTCGGCGGCGGCATCGCGATGCAGTTCGCGCACCAGTTCCCCGAGTTCACCGAGCGGGTCGTGCTCGTGTCCTCCGGCGGTCTCGGCCACGACCTGACCCTCGCGCTGCGCGCGGCGAGCCTGCCGGGCACCGAGCTGGTGCTCCGCTCGGCGGCGTCGCTGACCCCGCCGTGGATGCGCCGCGCCGCGCACCGGCTGGCCCACCGGGTCGGCGCCGCACCGCGCTCGGACATCGACGGTGTGCACACCGCACTGGAGACCTTCGCCGACCGCGGCACCCGCGGCGCGTTCGTCCAGACCGCGCGGGGTGCGCTGGAGCCGTCCGGCCAGCGCCTCGACGGGGCGCAGCGCCTGCACCTGCTCGAGGAGGTGCCCGTACTCCTGGTCGGGGGGAACCGCGACCGGGTCATCCCGCTCGCCCACACCCTCGCCGCACACGACCGGCTGCCCGACAGCCGACTGGAGGTGTTCGACGGTGCGGGGCACTTCCCGCACGCCGAGCAGCCGGACCGGTTCGTGGGGCTGCTGCGGGACTTCGTCGACGGGACCGCACCGGCCGACGGCGACCGGGACGCGCTGCGCCGCCGGATCCTGGGGATCCCCCGGGTCGGCTGA
- a CDS encoding SDR family oxidoreductase, producing MPRTPDLTLPDLTGRRAVVTGGSDGVGLGIADRLAAAGAEVVLPVRNAAKGAAAADRIRDRHPGAAVSLRELDLSSLSSVAALGETLRAEGRPVHLLINNAGVMTPPERRTTADGFELQFGTNHLGHVALVAHLLPLLREGRARVVCQISVAAARGTVLWDDPDSERSYDGMAAYRHSKIAFGLFGLELDRRSRAAGWGVTANLSHPGVAPTNLLNARPDLGRERRSAGRRVIGALSRAGLLVGTADSAGLPALLAATAPDAGHAVFYGPKGPGRVGGPPAEQELYRPLRDAGAARRVWDLSQQRAGVSFDGAATP from the coding sequence ATGCCACGCACCCCTGACCTCACCCTCCCCGACCTGACCGGGCGCCGCGCCGTCGTCACCGGCGGCAGCGACGGCGTCGGGCTCGGCATCGCCGACCGGCTCGCCGCCGCCGGTGCCGAGGTCGTGCTGCCCGTCCGCAACGCCGCGAAGGGCGCCGCCGCCGCCGACCGGATCCGCGACCGGCACCCCGGTGCCGCCGTCTCGCTGCGCGAGCTCGACCTGTCCTCGCTGTCCTCGGTCGCCGCGCTCGGGGAGACCCTGCGCGCGGAGGGACGCCCCGTCCACCTGCTGATCAACAACGCCGGCGTGATGACCCCGCCGGAGCGGCGCACCACCGCCGACGGGTTCGAGCTGCAGTTCGGCACCAACCACCTCGGCCACGTCGCGCTCGTCGCGCACCTGCTGCCGCTGCTGCGCGAGGGCCGCGCCCGGGTGGTCTGCCAGATCAGCGTCGCCGCGGCCCGCGGCACGGTCCTGTGGGACGACCCGGACTCCGAGCGGTCCTACGACGGCATGGCCGCCTACCGGCACTCGAAGATCGCGTTCGGGCTGTTCGGCCTGGAGCTGGACCGGCGCAGCCGCGCCGCGGGCTGGGGCGTCACCGCGAACCTGTCGCACCCGGGCGTCGCGCCGACCAACCTCCTGAACGCCCGGCCCGATCTCGGCCGGGAACGGCGGTCCGCCGGGCGACGGGTGATCGGGGCGCTGTCCCGGGCCGGTCTGCTGGTCGGGACCGCCGACTCGGCGGGGCTGCCCGCGCTGCTCGCCGCGACCGCACCGGACGCCGGGCACGCCGTGTTCTACGGGCCGAAGGGTCCGGGCCGGGTGGGCGGACCACCCGCCGAGCAGGAGCTCTACCGCCCACTGCGCGACGCCGGCGCCGCCCGCCGGGTGTGGGACCTGTCGCAGCAGCGGGCCGGGGTGTCGTTCGACGGCGCGGCCACCCCCTGA
- a CDS encoding dienelactone hydrolase family protein produces the protein MSTPISPRSRRRVLLPVARTATSLFVVGAVAAAGCVGAVGATATPVAHAASTSVPAAGLSVAATVTIDGTQYPNPLRLLDGTGVTDVARWEGTRRAELLTAFRENVYGQPLPRPTKQTADVQTTEDGDVVSKKVTIGITGPEGTGSFPLRLFVPKGQTPRGTFLMIDHRGSVSDDPGQSSDYAPVSTITKAGYAFAQIDANDIAPDDSGSYRSKMINLFHPSGSDLPDDAGRAVAAWAWGASRAMDYLQTDKDIDPSKIAVIGHSRSGKAALWAGAQDPRFAAVISNNSGSTGAKLARRGDGGVGAETVSRVNSSFPYWFPKTYQAYGDKVDELPVDQHELMGLVAPRKLVIASASDDSNADPEGEFLAYEAASEIYDLYGLGDNGLGTTGWKPATDTAFSGPAMSYHLRSGGHGLKAADWNIYLKGDLFTQASPR, from the coding sequence GTGTCCACTCCGATCAGCCCGCGCAGTCGTCGTCGCGTCCTGCTCCCCGTCGCGAGGACGGCGACGTCGCTGTTCGTCGTCGGCGCGGTCGCCGCGGCCGGGTGCGTGGGCGCGGTGGGGGCCACGGCGACGCCGGTCGCACACGCCGCCTCCACGTCGGTCCCGGCGGCGGGCCTGTCCGTCGCGGCGACGGTGACCATCGACGGCACGCAGTACCCGAACCCGCTGCGCCTGCTCGACGGCACCGGGGTCACCGACGTGGCCCGGTGGGAGGGCACCCGGCGCGCGGAGCTGCTCACGGCCTTCCGCGAGAACGTCTACGGGCAGCCGTTGCCCAGGCCGACGAAGCAGACCGCCGACGTGCAGACCACCGAGGACGGCGACGTGGTCAGCAAGAAGGTCACGATCGGCATCACCGGTCCGGAGGGCACCGGGTCCTTCCCACTGCGGCTGTTCGTGCCGAAGGGCCAGACCCCGCGCGGCACCTTCCTGATGATCGACCACCGGGGCTCGGTCTCCGACGACCCGGGGCAGTCCTCGGACTACGCGCCGGTCTCGACGATCACGAAGGCCGGGTACGCCTTCGCCCAGATCGACGCCAACGACATCGCCCCGGACGACAGCGGCAGCTACCGCAGCAAGATGATCAACCTGTTCCACCCGTCCGGGAGCGACCTGCCCGACGACGCCGGCCGGGCCGTCGCCGCCTGGGCCTGGGGCGCGAGCCGGGCGATGGACTATCTCCAGACCGACAAGGACATCGATCCGTCGAAGATCGCGGTCATCGGGCACTCCCGCAGCGGCAAGGCCGCGCTCTGGGCCGGCGCCCAGGACCCGCGCTTCGCCGCGGTCATCTCCAACAACTCGGGGTCGACCGGTGCGAAGCTCGCCCGCCGCGGCGACGGGGGAGTGGGCGCCGAGACGGTGTCGCGGGTCAACAGCTCCTTCCCGTACTGGTTCCCGAAGACCTACCAGGCCTACGGGGACAAGGTCGACGAGCTGCCCGTCGACCAGCACGAGCTGATGGGGCTGGTCGCGCCGCGCAAGCTGGTGATCGCCAGCGCCAGCGACGACTCCAACGCCGACCCGGAGGGCGAGTTCCTCGCCTACGAGGCGGCGAGCGAGATCTACGACCTGTACGGCCTCGGCGACAACGGACTGGGCACGACGGGCTGGAAGCCCGCCACCGACACGGCCTTCTCCGGGCCGGCGATGAGCTACCACCTGCGTTCCGGTGGGCACGGCCTCAAGGCGGCCGACTGGAACATCTACCTGAAGGGCGATCTGTTCACGCAGGCGTCGCCGCGCTGA
- a CDS encoding peptide ABC transporter substrate-binding protein: MRSPRVAALLALSLTSALVLSACGGGGGGTTGDAQGAPTISVYGTEPENALLPGNTREVGGSKILDALWSGLVDYNQQGEPENKVAESIESPDSQNWTIRLKEGWTFHDGTPVTATSFVDAWNYVALKTNAQSSSEFFSNIAGFDQVNPDEGEPTAQAMSGLQVVDDRTFTVALTAPSPIFVNTLGDVAFYPMPESFFADPAAFEANPVGNGPFRFEARVPDQNVTVTRYEQWGGEQPVSVGGVEFRFYADSEAAYQDVVSGNLDFLESIPGSFLIDNLYQQDLADRNGNQPYAGINTMTFPIYDQRYADPQLRQAISMAVDRQAIIDNVYNGLVQPATGFIPEGVPGKVDDQCGELCTFSPERAKQQFDASGFTGPIELISNVDSAINREWMQAACVSISNTLGVPCNFVPVPTFSEFLDQRRAENLTGIFRSGWVASTPTMEYVLRPQYTTGAANNNSGYTNPRFDALVNQGSTAATAEEAYALWAEAERVLIQDMPAVAINDQSAQFGWSPRLQNVELTYGRELDLESVTVQE, translated from the coding sequence ATGCGATCACCTCGAGTCGCGGCGCTGCTCGCGCTCTCCCTGACCTCCGCGCTGGTGCTCAGCGCCTGTGGCGGCGGGGGAGGCGGCACCACGGGCGACGCCCAGGGCGCCCCCACGATCTCGGTCTACGGCACCGAGCCGGAGAACGCCCTGCTGCCGGGCAACACCCGTGAGGTCGGCGGCAGCAAGATCCTGGATGCGCTGTGGTCCGGCCTGGTCGACTACAACCAGCAGGGCGAGCCGGAGAACAAGGTCGCCGAGTCCATCGAGTCCCCCGACTCGCAGAACTGGACGATCCGCCTGAAGGAGGGCTGGACCTTCCACGACGGCACGCCCGTCACAGCGACGAGCTTCGTCGACGCGTGGAACTACGTGGCCCTGAAGACCAACGCGCAGTCCAGCTCGGAGTTCTTCTCCAACATCGCCGGGTTCGACCAGGTCAACCCGGACGAGGGTGAGCCCACGGCGCAGGCGATGTCGGGTCTGCAGGTCGTCGACGACCGTACCTTCACCGTCGCGCTGACCGCGCCGTCGCCGATCTTCGTGAACACCCTCGGCGACGTGGCGTTCTACCCGATGCCCGAGTCGTTCTTCGCCGACCCGGCCGCGTTCGAGGCGAACCCCGTCGGCAACGGCCCGTTCCGCTTCGAGGCCCGCGTCCCCGATCAGAACGTGACCGTGACCCGCTACGAGCAGTGGGGCGGCGAGCAGCCGGTCTCCGTCGGCGGCGTCGAGTTCCGCTTCTACGCCGACAGCGAGGCCGCCTATCAGGACGTCGTCAGCGGCAACCTGGACTTCCTCGAGTCGATCCCGGGCTCGTTCCTGATCGACAACCTGTACCAGCAGGACCTGGCCGACCGGAACGGCAACCAGCCCTACGCCGGCATCAACACGATGACCTTCCCGATCTACGACCAGCGCTACGCCGACCCGCAGCTGCGGCAGGCGATCTCCATGGCCGTCGACCGGCAGGCGATCATCGACAACGTCTACAACGGACTCGTCCAGCCGGCCACCGGGTTCATCCCGGAGGGCGTGCCCGGCAAGGTCGACGACCAGTGCGGCGAGCTGTGCACCTTCTCCCCGGAGCGGGCCAAGCAGCAGTTCGACGCCTCCGGCTTCACCGGCCCGATCGAGCTGATCTCGAACGTCGACTCGGCGATCAACCGCGAGTGGATGCAGGCCGCCTGCGTCAGCATCAGCAACACCCTCGGCGTGCCCTGCAACTTCGTCCCGGTCCCGACCTTCTCGGAGTTCCTGGACCAGCGCCGGGCCGAGAACCTGACCGGGATCTTCCGCTCCGGCTGGGTCGCCTCGACCCCGACGATGGAGTACGTGCTGCGCCCGCAGTACACGACGGGAGCGGCGAACAACAACAGCGGCTACACCAACCCGCGCTTCGACGCCCTGGTGAACCAGGGTTCGACCGCGGCCACCGCCGAGGAGGCCTACGCGCTGTGGGCCGAGGCCGAGCGCGTCCTCATCCAGGACATGCCCGCCGTCGCGATCAACGACCAGTCCGCGCAGTTCGGCTGGTCGCCGCGTCTGCAGAACGTCGAGCTGACCTACGGTCGTGAGCTGGACCTGGAGAGCGTGACCGTCCAGGAGTGA